One window of Laspinema palackyanum D2c genomic DNA carries:
- a CDS encoding chemotaxis protein CheW: protein MLRTYAGLQLSPKVQVVVPMEQVVEEIARSRRQICPIPGVPEAILGVVNIAGKLLWVIDLADFLTEILGLTPRSPSRGDELTLVVIRKDPPPEQHPEEEESTITPFACVVCDRLFTLTLNSTHFTPIPDPWRPLLRPLFSGLIWISPPTDAASRRFPVGLLQVSALFDALSRHSTLTAGELR, encoded by the coding sequence ATGCTGAGAACGTATGCAGGGTTGCAATTAAGTCCCAAGGTACAAGTTGTGGTCCCGATGGAGCAAGTCGTAGAAGAAATTGCCCGATCGCGACGGCAAATTTGTCCGATCCCCGGGGTTCCCGAGGCGATTTTAGGGGTGGTGAATATCGCCGGTAAGTTGCTCTGGGTGATTGATTTGGCTGATTTTCTGACGGAGATTTTGGGACTGACGCCCCGATCGCCCTCGCGAGGGGATGAGTTAACTTTGGTCGTAATTCGCAAGGACCCACCCCCGGAACAGCACCCGGAGGAGGAAGAATCCACCATCACTCCCTTCGCTTGTGTCGTCTGCGATCGCCTTTTCACCCTCACCCTCAACTCCACCCACTTTACCCCCATTCCCGATCCCTGGAGACCCCTACTCCGTCCCCTGTTTTCCGGTTTAATCTGGATCTCACCCCCCACGGATGCTGCATCGCGTCGGTTTCCCGTGGGATTGCTCCAAGTGAGCGCCCTATTTGATGCCCTCAGTCGGCACAGTACCCTCACTGCCGGAGAATTGCGATGA
- a CDS encoding photosystem I reaction center subunit VIII, translating into MTGAYAAAYLPWILIPVVCWLMPAVVMGLLFIYVESDR; encoded by the coding sequence ATGACAGGTGCTTATGCAGCTGCTTACTTGCCTTGGATTTTGATTCCCGTCGTTTGCTGGTTAATGCCCGCCGTCGTGATGGGTCTGCTGTTCATCTACGTTGAAAGCGATCGCTAA
- the gor gene encoding glutathione-disulfide reductase, whose translation MTNFDYDLFVIGAGSGGLAASKRAASYGAKVAIAEGDLVGGTCVIRGCVPKKLMVYASQFSKLYQNAVGYGWEKAEPNFDWNKLVEVVQKEVMRLNQIHINNLEKAGVELINGMATFVDPHTIEVGDRKITADKILIAVGGKPEKPNIEGIEHSITSNEMFHLSTFPKRFAVWGGGYIGVEFASIMNGLGAEVTEIIRRDYILHGFDQDIAQNIQEGMTKHGIQFKTQTTLEKIEKTDDGLKLMFAGEEHEPITVDALLCATGRKPNLSRLNLENAGVEVLLGAIAVSPDSCTNQPHIYAVGDCTDRMNLTPVAIAEGRAFADTVFGHLPRHINHTGIPTAVFSQPEASTVGLTEEEARDKVGDNVTIYRAKFRPMFYSLTDADEKVMIKLIVDKTTDRILGVHIVGKDAAEIVQGLAIAVNMGATKKDFDATIGIHPSTAEEVVTLR comes from the coding sequence ATGACGAACTTTGATTATGACCTATTCGTGATAGGTGCAGGTTCTGGCGGATTAGCGGCATCGAAACGGGCTGCCTCTTATGGGGCTAAAGTGGCGATCGCCGAAGGGGATTTAGTCGGAGGTACCTGTGTCATCCGGGGTTGCGTTCCCAAAAAATTAATGGTGTATGCGTCCCAATTTTCTAAACTGTATCAAAATGCCGTAGGTTACGGTTGGGAAAAAGCGGAACCCAATTTTGATTGGAATAAACTGGTGGAAGTGGTTCAGAAAGAAGTGATGCGCCTGAATCAGATCCATATTAATAATCTGGAAAAAGCTGGGGTTGAGTTAATCAATGGGATGGCTACTTTTGTTGATCCCCATACCATTGAAGTAGGCGATCGCAAAATCACAGCAGACAAAATCTTGATTGCCGTGGGAGGAAAGCCGGAGAAACCGAATATTGAGGGCATCGAACATAGCATCACCTCCAATGAAATGTTCCACCTCAGCACATTTCCCAAACGGTTCGCCGTTTGGGGTGGCGGTTATATCGGTGTCGAGTTTGCTTCGATTATGAATGGGTTGGGGGCTGAAGTCACCGAAATTATTCGGCGCGACTATATTTTACATGGCTTTGATCAAGATATTGCCCAGAACATTCAAGAAGGCATGACCAAACATGGGATTCAATTCAAAACTCAGACAACCCTGGAGAAAATTGAGAAGACCGATGACGGCTTAAAATTGATGTTTGCAGGGGAAGAACATGAGCCAATCACCGTTGATGCGTTACTCTGTGCAACCGGGCGCAAACCGAATTTAAGCCGGTTAAACTTAGAGAATGCTGGGGTTGAAGTGCTTCTCGGTGCGATCGCCGTCAGTCCCGATAGTTGCACGAATCAACCCCATATCTATGCCGTGGGAGATTGTACCGATCGCATGAATTTAACCCCGGTGGCGATCGCTGAAGGTCGTGCTTTTGCCGATACCGTCTTTGGTCATCTCCCTCGCCATATTAACCATACCGGCATCCCCACCGCTGTCTTTTCTCAGCCGGAAGCTTCCACAGTCGGCTTAACTGAAGAGGAAGCCCGCGACAAAGTGGGCGACAATGTAACCATCTATCGCGCCAAATTCCGTCCCATGTTTTATAGTCTCACCGATGCCGATGAAAAGGTGATGATTAAATTAATTGTGGACAAAACCACCGACCGCATTTTAGGAGTCCATATCGTCGGAAAAGATGCGGCAGAAATCGTTCAAGGTTTAGCCATTGCTGTCAATATGGGAGCCACGAAAAAAGACTTTGATGCCACCATTGGTATTCATCCTTCCACTGCCGAAGAGGTCGTGACTTTACGTTAA
- a CDS encoding hybrid sensor histidine kinase/response regulator codes for MISSNHEPSVPENLRLDSFAIANLDPEARHCFLHEEAPECLLALEQGIQCLNSNAATQENLGTAFPDLIRAAHTLKGGAGIVGLQQLSHLSHYIEELLIALNDGRVPHLPSAYELLSLSLDPIGDLLVGAWNGNDSQTSDRRLQNLIVTLDRFVQDLPPPLQENLEEEGAGEEFPHATDSPVNSFVKTALEVDLEDCLQRLTRSLAEFTDNPTSAEPSLRQSLTIFLEECTLLGETLGLKGLTIISREISASLSQEQALPEELAQLAIARIRTLRTETLTPSSPSPPSPESEATRSSIPERFLKYLIVNPNPDLAPANLTLRVPVRRLDRMSDTLGNLIVESDRLTLEQEKLQTAIATLSQSPNLTAIASDIQQTLDRLKTSLNQLNRDLTDSRLIPFGAIAERFITPLETLQRQYGKQVELVIQGKDRRVDQPILEQLQTPLTHLFRNAFDHGIELPTERKALGKSPTAKITFSATVEGSQLVITVEDDGRGIDPQKVYKRALAMGLIDPEKGFSKTLSPENSNPSEILQFLFTPGFSTASKVTDLSGRGVGLDIVQHQVARLRGTLQVETVLGQGTKFTIAVPLTLSRLSVYLCQCQDYTVAIPADKAIAVVKLSQAEIAGGEIGDRHEEIPGQTEPLPIFRLWDLLPYRTQVREAVSKVNSPSVCLILWVKGQQVAIAVNAVLEERPVMLKPLDLTVPVPPYVAGCTVLGSGEVVPVLAPHHFHPLLFPRSPLKPVTHVSPDTVLSSDAAPHLLIVDDSLIMRRMLQDLFEGAGFVSTVCTNGREALTQLARSPQGQFHLILSDVEMPHLDGLGLLQTVRSDPQWHQVPMVMLSSRANPEDIQKGMELGATTYLSKPFDPARLLAAIREILVAGEGPPSGLGGWGRFGRFGGDFGDKFLF; via the coding sequence ATGATCTCATCCAATCACGAACCCTCTGTGCCGGAAAATCTGCGCCTCGACTCTTTTGCGATCGCCAACCTAGATCCAGAAGCGCGCCACTGCTTCCTCCATGAAGAAGCACCGGAATGTTTACTCGCCTTAGAGCAAGGAATCCAGTGCTTAAACAGCAACGCCGCCACTCAGGAGAACCTCGGCACTGCCTTCCCTGACTTGATTCGCGCCGCCCATACCCTCAAAGGCGGTGCCGGAATTGTCGGGTTACAGCAACTCTCCCACCTGTCACACTATATTGAAGAGTTATTAATCGCCCTCAATGATGGACGAGTCCCTCACTTACCTTCCGCCTACGAACTCCTATCTCTGAGTCTCGACCCCATCGGGGATTTACTCGTAGGCGCTTGGAATGGCAATGACTCCCAAACCTCCGATCGCCGACTCCAGAATCTGATCGTCACCCTCGATCGCTTTGTCCAAGATTTACCCCCTCCGCTTCAGGAGAATTTAGAAGAAGAAGGCGCAGGGGAGGAGTTCCCTCACGCCACTGATTCGCCGGTGAACTCCTTTGTTAAAACTGCCTTGGAGGTTGATTTAGAAGACTGTCTACAACGCCTCACACGATCGCTGGCTGAATTTACTGACAATCCCACCTCCGCAGAACCCTCACTCCGCCAGAGTCTCACTATTTTTTTAGAAGAATGCACCCTCCTGGGAGAAACCTTGGGGTTAAAGGGGTTAACCATTATCAGTCGGGAAATTTCTGCATCCCTCTCCCAGGAACAAGCTCTACCGGAAGAGTTAGCACAACTTGCGATCGCCCGAATTCGCACCCTCCGAACAGAAACTCTCACCCCATCCTCCCCATCCCCGCCATCTCCCGAATCCGAGGCAACCCGTTCCTCTATCCCGGAACGGTTTTTAAAATACCTGATTGTCAATCCCAATCCCGATCTCGCACCAGCAAATCTGACCCTGCGAGTCCCCGTCAGGCGCTTAGATCGCATGAGTGATACCCTGGGGAATTTAATCGTGGAATCCGATCGCCTCACCCTAGAACAAGAAAAACTCCAAACCGCGATCGCCACCCTCTCCCAATCCCCAAACCTAACGGCGATCGCCTCCGACATCCAACAAACCCTCGATCGCCTCAAAACCTCCCTCAACCAACTCAACCGGGACCTCACCGACTCCCGACTAATTCCCTTTGGGGCGATCGCAGAACGATTTATCACCCCCTTGGAAACCTTGCAACGACAGTATGGGAAGCAAGTCGAATTAGTCATCCAGGGAAAAGATAGACGGGTCGATCAACCGATTTTAGAACAATTACAAACCCCCTTAACCCACCTATTTCGCAATGCCTTCGATCATGGGATCGAGTTACCCACGGAACGCAAAGCACTGGGTAAGTCACCCACGGCTAAAATCACCTTCTCTGCCACCGTTGAAGGGTCGCAACTGGTGATTACCGTGGAAGATGATGGACGAGGGATTGATCCGCAGAAGGTTTATAAGCGGGCATTAGCAATGGGACTGATTGATCCCGAAAAAGGGTTTTCTAAAACCCTTTCTCCGGAGAATTCCAACCCGAGTGAGATTTTACAATTTCTGTTCACGCCGGGATTTTCTACTGCCTCGAAAGTGACGGATTTATCGGGACGTGGGGTGGGGTTAGATATCGTCCAACATCAAGTGGCACGACTACGGGGAACTTTGCAAGTCGAGACAGTATTGGGACAGGGTACTAAGTTTACCATTGCTGTTCCTTTGACTTTGAGCCGGTTGTCTGTTTACTTGTGCCAATGTCAAGACTACACTGTTGCAATTCCCGCAGATAAGGCGATCGCTGTGGTGAAGTTATCCCAGGCAGAAATCGCAGGGGGTGAAATAGGCGATCGCCATGAAGAAATTCCCGGACAAACGGAACCCTTGCCCATTTTTAGATTATGGGATTTGCTGCCCTATCGAACACAGGTTCGGGAAGCAGTTTCAAAAGTGAATTCGCCCTCGGTTTGTCTGATTTTGTGGGTGAAGGGTCAACAGGTGGCGATCGCGGTGAATGCGGTGCTCGAAGAACGTCCTGTCATGCTCAAACCCTTGGATCTCACGGTCCCCGTTCCTCCCTACGTTGCCGGTTGTACCGTTCTAGGCAGCGGTGAAGTGGTGCCAGTCCTCGCCCCCCATCACTTTCACCCGTTACTGTTTCCCCGTTCCCCTCTTAAACCCGTCACCCATGTCTCACCGGATACAGTGTTGAGTTCCGATGCTGCTCCTCATCTATTAATTGTGGATGATTCCCTCATCATGCGCCGGATGTTGCAGGATCTATTCGAGGGTGCCGGATTTGTCTCTACAGTCTGTACCAATGGACGGGAGGCATTAACTCAACTAGCGCGATCGCCCCAGGGACAATTCCACCTGATCCTTTCCGATGTGGAAATGCCCCATTTAGACGGATTAGGATTACTCCAGACGGTGCGATCGGACCCCCAATGGCATCAGGTTCCGATGGTGATGCTCTCCTCCCGCGCCAATCCCGAGGATATTCAGAAAGGGATGGAATTAGGCGCAACTACCTATTTGAGTAAACCTTTCGATCCGGCAAGGTTGCTTGCCGCTATTCGCGAGATCCTTGTCGCGGGTGAGGGACCGCCATCGGGATTGGGGGGATGGGGGAGATTTGGGAGATTTGGGGGAGATTTTGGGGATAAATTTCTTTTTTAA
- a CDS encoding photosystem I reaction center protein subunit XI, translated as MADARDIEMVKPYGGDPFVGHLSTPISDSAFTKAFIGNLPAYRKGLSPILRGIEIGMAHGYWLVGPWVKFGPLRDYAPTANLGGLVSALSLVLIATACMSVYGIASFQVTGDDDYPSQNPQAPITLKTAEGWSQLTAGFFIGAMGGAFFAYFLLENLGGVDAIFRGLVN; from the coding sequence ATGGCCGATGCAAGAGATATTGAAATGGTGAAGCCTTACGGTGGAGACCCCTTTGTGGGTCACCTCTCTACCCCGATTAGCGACTCTGCCTTCACCAAAGCATTCATTGGTAACCTGCCTGCCTACCGTAAAGGACTCTCCCCCATCCTGCGTGGAATCGAAATTGGGATGGCCCACGGCTATTGGCTTGTGGGTCCTTGGGTTAAATTCGGTCCCCTGCGCGACTATGCCCCAACTGCCAACTTAGGTGGATTAGTCTCGGCCCTGTCTCTAGTTTTAATCGCCACCGCCTGTATGTCTGTCTACGGGATTGCCTCGTTCCAAGTCACCGGCGATGATGATTACCCCAGCCAAAATCCCCAAGCCCCTATCACCCTCAAAACTGCTGAGGGTTGGAGTCAGCTAACCGCTGGGTTCTTCATTGGTGCAATGGGTGGCGCATTCTTCGCCTATTTCCTCTTGGAAAACCTGGGTGGCGTCGATGCCATTTTCCGGGGTTTAGTCAACTAA
- a CDS encoding response regulator: MMENTTIQQQKQEKVCSAAAQLVGSPTKALQKIVTNNLSGRLTIRDTSDPSVFWRVHFGNGKVHFASSLTGYQERLSYYLSRLCPELKELSLEGFQSDYQVICHYWKAGKLSLQQAREVLLKLTQEALVQVLNLPQAGLQFEKTVGLDPILLSLPLKQTILPMRDAIGKWAKIRAEIASPFQRVFIRNLEQIPKLLWPTFKNVEGIKRLIEVLNRGGCLYEVAQGLKIDVLSLALLLQPLVQAEAVGVKPYQLEKVEDGPIIACIDDSKTTQRHVRAILQAAGYRCLMLTEPAKALTTLARHKPALVLMDINMPEINGYELCRMLRQSSLLQEIPIVMLTGRDGIIDKMRSRMVGANDYITKPFDAQQLLKAIEMQLLGTADSERETILQTG; the protein is encoded by the coding sequence ATGATGGAAAATACAACCATTCAGCAGCAGAAACAAGAGAAGGTTTGTAGTGCAGCCGCGCAGCTTGTTGGGTCGCCAACTAAGGCATTACAAAAAATTGTAACCAATAATCTATCTGGGCGACTGACGATTCGAGATACGTCGGATCCTTCTGTATTTTGGCGGGTCCATTTTGGCAATGGCAAGGTGCATTTTGCCAGTAGCCTGACGGGATATCAAGAGCGCCTCAGTTATTACCTTTCTCGGTTATGCCCGGAGCTGAAAGAGCTTTCCCTAGAAGGGTTCCAGTCAGATTATCAGGTGATTTGCCATTACTGGAAAGCCGGAAAACTTTCCTTACAACAGGCTAGAGAAGTCTTACTTAAACTCACCCAAGAAGCATTGGTGCAGGTCCTTAATTTACCCCAAGCGGGACTGCAATTTGAAAAGACGGTGGGACTGGACCCAATTTTGCTCTCTCTGCCGTTGAAGCAGACGATTTTACCGATGCGGGACGCGATTGGAAAGTGGGCAAAAATTAGGGCAGAAATTGCCTCGCCGTTTCAGAGAGTTTTTATTAGGAATTTAGAGCAAATCCCTAAACTCCTTTGGCCGACGTTTAAAAATGTTGAAGGGATTAAACGGCTGATTGAAGTTTTAAATCGGGGTGGGTGTCTGTATGAAGTGGCCCAAGGGTTGAAAATCGATGTCCTGTCTTTGGCTTTGTTACTGCAACCGTTGGTGCAAGCGGAAGCGGTTGGGGTGAAGCCCTATCAGTTGGAAAAGGTAGAAGATGGGCCGATTATTGCTTGTATTGATGATAGTAAAACAACTCAGCGGCACGTTCGGGCGATTTTGCAGGCGGCGGGATACCGTTGTTTGATGTTAACGGAACCGGCGAAAGCATTAACGACTTTGGCACGGCATAAACCGGCGTTGGTGCTGATGGATATTAATATGCCAGAAATTAATGGTTATGAACTCTGCCGGATGTTGCGCCAGTCGAGTTTGTTGCAGGAAATCCCGATTGTGATGTTGACGGGACGGGATGGGATCATCGATAAGATGCGATCGCGGATGGTGGGGGCGAATGATTATATCACCAAACCCTTTGATGCCCAACAACTCTTGAAGGCGATCGAAATGCAGTTACTCGGCACTGCGGATTCTGAAAGGGAAACAATTCTGCAAACTGGGTGA